A genome region from Methanococcoides burtonii DSM 6242 includes the following:
- a CDS encoding 30S ribosomal protein S5 produces MAYEYNEEWVPQTRLGKLVFDGQVTSMDEAMDSGLPIRESKIVDLLLPELEDEVLDINMVQRMTDSGRRVKFRATVIVGNGDGFVGLGQAKDVQVGPAIRKAIDNAKINITRIKRGCGSWECGCGLPHTVPSEVNGKAGSVTVVLKPAPRGLGLAAGGTARKVLEKAGVKDVWTRTEGQTRTTLNFAKATYNALMNTGTVRRPIVFDETEA; encoded by the coding sequence ATGGCATATGAATATAATGAAGAATGGGTTCCACAGACAAGGCTCGGAAAGCTTGTCTTTGATGGACAGGTCACATCCATGGATGAAGCTATGGATTCCGGTCTGCCTATAAGGGAATCAAAAATAGTAGATCTATTATTACCTGAACTTGAAGACGAAGTTCTCGACATTAACATGGTTCAGAGAATGACTGACTCCGGAAGGCGTGTCAAGTTCAGGGCTACTGTTATCGTTGGAAACGGAGACGGTTTCGTAGGACTTGGTCAGGCAAAAGATGTACAGGTAGGACCTGCTATCAGAAAAGCTATTGACAATGCAAAGATCAACATCACACGTATCAAACGTGGATGCGGATCATGGGAATGTGGGTGTGGACTTCCACACACCGTTCCTTCAGAGGTCAATGGTAAAGCAGGTAGTGTAACTGTGGTTCTCAAGCCTGCTCCTCGTGGGCTTGGTCTTGCTGCAGGAGGCACTGCAAGAAAGGTGCTTGAAAAAGCAGGCGTCAAAGATGTCTGGACACGTACCGAAGGTCAGACCAGGACAACCCTCAACTTCGCAAAGGCAACATACAATGCTTTGATGAACACAGGCACTGTAAGGCGTCCAATCGTTTTCGATGAGACGGAGGCCTAA